From the genome of Streptomyces ficellus:
CCGCCCTGGCCTCCTCGGCGGCGGCCCGCTCGCGGTCGGCCCGCACCAGGGACACCTCGACGTGCGCGAGGAGCTGGCGGGCCCCGGAGGCGACGGCCGCGGCGACCTCCGCCTCGTGCCGGAGCCGGGCGCGGCGCTGCTCGGCACGCGCGCGTGCCTCCCGTTCGGCGCGGGCGGCCCGGTCCAGTCCGTCGGCGCGGCCCGCCAGGCCCTTCACCCGCTCCTCGTGGGTACGCGCCTGGAGCCGGGCCTCCATCTCCGTCTGGCGGGCGTTCGCCCCGTCCGCGGCGAGCCGGTCGCGCACCGAGGTGTCGGGCTCCTCGTCCCCGCCGTCTCCGAAGGGGCCCGACTCCTCGGCGACCAGCAGCCGCTCGGCCAGCTCCTCGGCCTCCCCGGTGGCCCTCTCCAGGGTCTCCTGGGCGCGGGCGGCCGCCGCGGCGGCCCGCTCGGCCTCACCCGCGGCGCCGCGCGCCTGCCCGGCGAGCCGCCCCAGCGACTGCGCGACCTGCGACTTCTCGCGGTCGGCGACCCTGCGTCGCTCGGCCAGCTCCTCGACGCGCGCGACGGCGTCCCGGCGCCGCCCGGTGGCCTCGGCCTGGGCGGCGGCCAGCTCCTCGCACCGTACGGCCAGCTCGGCCAGCTCCGCGGCGGCCTCGTCGACGGAGGCCTGCACCTCCAGGAGGCTGGGCGCCCCGGCCGACCCGCCCTGCGCGAAGTGCGCCCCGAGGACGTCGCCCTCGGCGGTGACGGCGACCAGCCCGGGGCGCGCGTACACCAGGTCCTCGGCGTCCTCCAGGCCGTCGACGACCACGACGTCCCGCAGCAGGCGCCGCACGGCCGGCATCAGCTCCTCCGGCCCCCGCACCAGGTCGGCGGCGTACGTCCGGCCCGCCTCGCGGGGCTGGTCCCCGGGCTCGCCCGGCAGGCCGGCCGGCAGCAGGGCCGCCCGGCCCGCGTCCTGCTTGCGCAGGTGCCGGATCGCCTCGGCCGCCGTCGCCGGGTCCCGTACGGCGACCGCGTCGGCGGCGGCTCCGAGGGCCGCGGCCACCGGCACCTCGTAGCCGGGCGTCACGGTGAGCAGTTCGGCGGCCGGGCCCAGCAGGCCGTCCAGGCGGGCGGCGGCCTCCAGCAGGGCGCCCGTCCCGTCCTTGCGGCGCAGGCCCAGCGCCAGCGCCTCGTGCCGGGCGGCCAGGGCGGCCCGCCTGCGTTCCGCCGTGGTGGCGGCCTCCCGCGCGGCGCTCAGTGCGGCCTCCGCCCCGGCCAGCTCCCGTTTGGCCGCCTCGTGCCGCTCGGCGAGCTCGGCGTCACCGGCGTCCAGCCCGTCGACCTCCGCCTGGAGCGCCTCGTACTCCTCCTGCGCGGCGACCGACCGTTCCTGGGCCTCGTCGCGGGCGGCGGCCAGCCGGTCGATCTCGGCCTGGGCGGAGGCGGCGCGCGAGCGGGCGGCGGCGACCTGCCCGCTGAGGCGGGCCAGCCCCTCGCGCCGGTCGGCGATGGCCCGTGCCACGTCCTTCAGGCGCCGCTCCTCCACCGCCAGTTGCCGCTCCAGCTCGGCGCGGTGGGCGACGGTGTCCTCCAGGGCCCGCTCGGCCGCCTCCAGCGCGGCCTCCAGCTCCGCCTCCTGCTCGCGGATGCGGGCGGCCTCCCGTTCCAGGTCCTCGGGGTCGCGTCCGCGCCGCTCCTCCACCGGTGGTGCGGTGGCGCTCTTCACCCGCGCGTCGGCCAGGGAGACCGTGCCGCGCACCCGCTCGGCCAGCTGCGACAGCTCGTGCCAGGTCGCCTGGGCCCGCTGGAGCCGGGGCGAGAGACGCCGCACCTCGTCCTCCAGGCCGGCCTCCCGGGTGAGGGCGGCCTTCAGCTCGGCCTCCGCCCGCTCCTTGCGCTCCTTCAGCGCGGCCTCGTCGGCGATCTCCGTCCTCAGCGCCTCCTGGAGGCGTACGAGGTCGTCGGCGAGCAGCCGGAGCCGGGCGTCGCGCAGGTCGGCCTGGATGACGGCGGCCCGCCGCGCCACGGCGGCCTGCCGGCCCAGTGGCTTGAGCTGCCGGCGCAGTTCGTCGTTGAGGTCCTGTACACGGGCGAGGTTGGCCTGCATCGCGTCCAGCTTCCGCAGCGCCTTCTCCTTGCGCTTGCGGTGCTTGAGGACGCCGGCGGCCTCCTCGATGAACGCCCGGCGCCCCATCGGGTCGGCGTGCAGGACGGAGTCGAGCTGGCCCTGCCCGACGATGACGTGCATTTCCCGGCCGATACCGGAGTCGCTGAGGAGGTCCTGGATGTCGAGCAGCCGGCAGGTGTCGCCGTTGATCTGGTATTCGCTGCTGCCGCCCCGGAACATGATCCGCGTAATGGTGACTTCGGCGTAGTCGATCGGCAGCGCGCCGTCGGAGTTGTCGATCGTGAGGGAGACCTCGGCGCGGCCGAGCGGCGGCCGGCCGGTCGTCCCGGCGAAGATGACGTCCTCCATCTTCCCGCCGCGCAGCGACTTGGCTCCCTGTTCCCCCATGACCCAGGAGAGCGCGTCCACCACATTGGACTTGCCCGAGCCGTTGGGCCCCACGACGCACGTGATTCCCGGTTCGAACCGGAGGGTGGTGGCGGAGGCGAACGACTTGAAACCACGCAGGGTCAGGGCCTTGAGGTGCACGCCCCAGGACTCTACCTGCCGCTTCCCGTTTGACCCATGAATGCGCAGGGCAGATCAGAGGTCAAGGATCAGTGGCCGTGGGATGACGGCCGGGGGAAGGGAAAAGAAAGAAGGGACGCCGAAGCGTCCCTTGCATATCCAGCGAGAGTGTTTCTCACCCTGCCCGTGACCTACAGGTTCCGGTGACGGGCTGTGCCGATGGGGGCTGGGATCAGGTGAGCGCAGGCTCCG
Proteins encoded in this window:
- the smc gene encoding chromosome segregation protein SMC, translating into MHLKALTLRGFKSFASATTLRFEPGITCVVGPNGSGKSNVVDALSWVMGEQGAKSLRGGKMEDVIFAGTTGRPPLGRAEVSLTIDNSDGALPIDYAEVTITRIMFRGGSSEYQINGDTCRLLDIQDLLSDSGIGREMHVIVGQGQLDSVLHADPMGRRAFIEEAAGVLKHRKRKEKALRKLDAMQANLARVQDLNDELRRQLKPLGRQAAVARRAAVIQADLRDARLRLLADDLVRLQEALRTEIADEAALKERKERAEAELKAALTREAGLEDEVRRLSPRLQRAQATWHELSQLAERVRGTVSLADARVKSATAPPVEERRGRDPEDLEREAARIREQEAELEAALEAAERALEDTVAHRAELERQLAVEERRLKDVARAIADRREGLARLSGQVAAARSRAASAQAEIDRLAAARDEAQERSVAAQEEYEALQAEVDGLDAGDAELAERHEAAKRELAGAEAALSAAREAATTAERRRAALAARHEALALGLRRKDGTGALLEAAARLDGLLGPAAELLTVTPGYEVPVAAALGAAADAVAVRDPATAAEAIRHLRKQDAGRAALLPAGLPGEPGDQPREAGRTYAADLVRGPEELMPAVRRLLRDVVVVDGLEDAEDLVYARPGLVAVTAEGDVLGAHFAQGGSAGAPSLLEVQASVDEAAAELAELAVRCEELAAAQAEATGRRRDAVARVEELAERRRVADREKSQVAQSLGRLAGQARGAAGEAERAAAAAARAQETLERATGEAEELAERLLVAEESGPFGDGGDEEPDTSVRDRLAADGANARQTEMEARLQARTHEERVKGLAGRADGLDRAARAEREARARAEQRRARLRHEAEVAAAVASGARQLLAHVEVSLVRADRERAAAEEARAAREQDLAAARARGRDLKGELDKLTDSVHRGEVLGAEKRLRIEQLETRALEELGVEPAALVAEYGPDQPVPPSLPAEGEELPEDPEHPRNQPRRFVRAEQEKRLKSAERAYQQLGKVNPLALEEFAALEERHQFLSEQLEDLKKTRADLLQVVKEVDERVEQVFTEAFRDTAREFEGVFSRLFPGGEGRLVLTDPDNMLTTGVDVEARPPGKKVKRLSLLSGGERSLTAVAMLVSIFKARPSPFYVMDEVEAALDDTNLQRLIRIMEELQESSQLIVITHQKRTMEVADALYGVSMQGDGVSKVISQRLR